From the Luteolibacter arcticus genome, one window contains:
- a CDS encoding SulP family inorganic anion transporter codes for MRSPFHPRRIARRLGTFFRGGKLDPLPILHTLRRYSREKFRADGKAALNVSLLDIPQGIAYAAIAELPIVFGIACSATASIVAPLFAGSRHTILGPTNATAFMLFGFFAVEPALAARETQLVPLLVMMVGLFCLLGSILRVADLLQYISRSVLVGYVSGAAVLIMTNQFKHLLGVAYEVDQMRPRSFVGLVDALMRSLSHVDWGPVIIGATTFALFMAMKRWKPRWPNLAIILILVSAVFGTLIQQGVAPFANSARFRTFTPEDLLPSLPHFARPGIFEDISSLVAVALAVAFLACLENTLMAKTIASRSGDRADVNQDMFAVGAANFASAIAGGMPASGSLLRSTLNFSSGARTRMSSIYSGLLVLSAALLIAWLPKFGISLIDYVPKAALAALVIGIALALINRHNIRVCARSTPDDAAVLITTFVSTLIAPLHVAIFIGVALSITLFLRKASRPHLVEYEFSDAGELRQMGEKRQRPNPAISIVHVEGDLFFGAAELFRTQIQRTAADASLKIMILRLKNARHLDATSVLALEDLVKFMRANGRHLLISGATRDVYRVLKNSGVLATVQEGANRKAGESNIFLNKPSNPNISTRDALKRAQQLLGGEKAEVRIFYDPNKK; via the coding sequence ATGAGATCACCTTTCCACCCCAGACGGATCGCACGCCGCCTCGGCACGTTCTTCCGCGGAGGGAAACTGGATCCACTGCCCATCCTCCACACGCTGCGGCGCTACAGTCGCGAAAAATTCCGCGCCGACGGCAAGGCGGCGCTCAATGTCTCGCTGCTGGATATCCCGCAGGGCATCGCCTATGCGGCCATCGCCGAACTGCCGATTGTCTTCGGCATCGCTTGCTCGGCCACGGCCTCGATCGTCGCGCCACTGTTCGCCGGCTCCCGTCACACCATCCTGGGGCCGACGAATGCGACTGCGTTCATGCTCTTCGGTTTCTTCGCCGTGGAGCCCGCGCTGGCCGCGCGCGAGACCCAGTTGGTGCCCTTGCTGGTGATGATGGTCGGGTTGTTTTGCTTGTTAGGCTCGATCCTACGGGTGGCCGACCTGCTGCAGTACATTTCGCGTTCGGTGCTGGTCGGCTACGTCTCCGGGGCGGCGGTGCTGATCATGACCAACCAGTTCAAGCACCTGCTGGGCGTGGCCTACGAGGTGGACCAGATGCGACCGCGCAGCTTCGTTGGACTGGTGGATGCGTTGATGCGCTCCCTTTCCCATGTGGACTGGGGACCGGTGATCATCGGCGCGACGACCTTCGCGCTGTTCATGGCGATGAAACGCTGGAAGCCGCGATGGCCGAATCTGGCGATCATCCTGATTCTCGTTTCGGCGGTCTTCGGAACCCTGATCCAACAGGGCGTGGCACCCTTCGCGAATTCCGCGCGGTTCCGCACGTTCACGCCGGAGGATCTGCTGCCTTCCCTGCCCCACTTCGCACGACCGGGCATCTTTGAGGACATCTCGTCGCTCGTGGCCGTCGCGCTCGCCGTCGCATTCCTCGCTTGTTTGGAAAACACACTGATGGCGAAGACCATCGCCTCACGGTCCGGTGATCGGGCGGATGTGAACCAGGACATGTTCGCGGTGGGTGCTGCCAATTTTGCATCCGCCATCGCCGGTGGAATGCCTGCCTCGGGATCGCTGTTGCGCTCGACGCTGAATTTTTCCTCCGGGGCTCGCACGCGGATGTCCTCGATCTACTCCGGGCTACTGGTGCTTTCCGCCGCCTTGCTGATCGCGTGGTTGCCGAAGTTCGGGATCTCCTTGATCGACTATGTCCCGAAGGCCGCGTTGGCAGCCCTGGTCATCGGCATCGCGCTCGCGCTGATTAATCGCCACAATATCCGCGTTTGCGCGCGTTCGACTCCGGACGATGCGGCGGTGCTGATCACCACCTTTGTCTCCACCTTGATCGCGCCACTGCACGTGGCGATCTTCATCGGCGTCGCCCTGTCGATCACCCTGTTCCTGCGCAAGGCAAGCCGGCCGCACTTGGTGGAATACGAGTTCAGCGACGCCGGTGAACTGCGGCAGATGGGTGAGAAACGCCAACGCCCGAACCCGGCAATTTCGATCGTCCACGTCGAAGGCGATCTGTTCTTTGGCGCCGCCGAGTTGTTCCGCACGCAGATCCAGCGCACGGCGGCCGATGCCTCGCTGAAGATCATGATTCTGCGGCTGAAGAACGCCCGTCACCTCGACGCGACGTCGGTGCTGGCCTTGGAGGATCTGGTGAAATTCATGCGGGCCAACGGCCGTCACCTGCTGATCTCGGGCGCGACCCGCGATGTCTATCGGGTGCTGAAGAACTCCGGCGTATTGGCGACGGTTCAGGAAGGTGCCAACCGCAAGGCCGGCGAAAGCAACATCTTCCTCAACAAGCCCAGCAACCCGAACATCTCGACCCGCGACGCGCTCAAGCGCGCCCAGCAGCTTCTCGGCGGCGAGAAGGCCGAGGTGCGCATTTTCTACGACCCGAACAAGAAGTAG
- a CDS encoding LptF/LptG family permease, whose product MRLSDRYIGRQVLVGTLFAILLLSTILVMGSLFQNLRMLIVELGAPLSIIGEFLVAALPFALIYTIPWAFLSAVLLVFGRMSSENELIGFRVAGMSLPRLSLPVFFLGALLSVGCLWLNLEVAPWAKATSKNIKMRAFAMDPRSMLSAAAEQDGLARFEESLKDVRAYIEKSDGSTMEGFHLFKVADPTDKEARDIYVHAMKAKAVIDKDKQQFRLHLYDAMFQTSDSTGKPQIVLAEESVPVVLPYETKPSKDDPATMSNSAIRDYIEELKEKQLRVVERVATLKQEIKGLESEGESKKPLLLEKQELLKKSLVVDWTAFIPNYEKEIHRRYASSFACLAFAFIGVPLGIKARRKDTSSGLILSLLIGVAYFICGMIGGKSHTGVQLAAWAPNVASVLLGLVLMRRARFR is encoded by the coding sequence ATGCGTCTTTCCGACCGCTACATCGGCCGCCAAGTCCTCGTCGGGACGCTATTCGCCATCCTGCTGCTCAGCACCATCCTGGTGATGGGCAGTCTCTTCCAGAACCTCCGGATGCTGATCGTGGAGCTCGGCGCTCCGCTCTCGATTATCGGCGAATTCCTGGTGGCTGCCCTCCCCTTCGCGCTGATTTACACGATTCCATGGGCGTTTCTCTCGGCCGTGCTGCTGGTGTTCGGCCGGATGTCCTCGGAGAACGAGCTGATCGGCTTCCGGGTGGCGGGGATGAGCCTGCCCCGTCTTTCGCTGCCGGTCTTTTTCCTCGGGGCGCTGCTTTCCGTCGGCTGCCTGTGGCTGAACCTGGAAGTCGCACCATGGGCGAAAGCGACATCGAAGAATATCAAGATGCGGGCCTTCGCCATGGACCCGCGCAGCATGCTGAGTGCCGCGGCGGAGCAGGACGGCCTGGCGCGCTTTGAGGAGAGCCTCAAGGACGTGCGCGCCTACATCGAGAAGTCCGATGGCTCCACGATGGAAGGCTTTCACCTCTTCAAGGTCGCCGATCCCACCGACAAGGAAGCCCGCGACATCTACGTCCACGCGATGAAGGCGAAGGCCGTCATCGACAAGGACAAGCAGCAGTTCCGCCTGCACCTCTACGACGCGATGTTCCAAACGTCGGACTCCACGGGCAAGCCGCAGATTGTGCTCGCGGAGGAGTCGGTGCCGGTGGTGCTCCCTTACGAGACCAAGCCCTCCAAGGATGATCCCGCGACGATGAGCAACTCGGCGATCCGAGACTACATCGAGGAGCTGAAAGAGAAGCAGCTCCGGGTGGTAGAGAGGGTGGCGACCCTCAAGCAGGAGATCAAGGGCTTGGAGAGTGAAGGTGAAAGCAAGAAGCCCCTGTTGCTGGAAAAGCAGGAGCTCCTCAAGAAGAGCCTGGTAGTCGACTGGACCGCGTTCATCCCGAACTACGAAAAGGAAATCCACCGCCGCTATGCCTCGTCGTTCGCCTGCCTGGCCTTCGCTTTCATTGGAGTGCCGCTCGGCATCAAGGCACGGCGCAAGGACACCTCGTCCGGTCTGATCTTGAGTCTCTTGATCGGAGTGGCGTATTTCATCTGCGGAATGATTGGCGGCAAGAGCCACACGGGCGTCCAACTCGCCGCTTGGGCACCGAATGTCGCCAGCGTGCTGCTTGGCTTGGTGCTGATGCGCCGCGCACGGTTCCGCTGA